From the Diospyros lotus cultivar Yz01 chromosome 13, ASM1463336v1, whole genome shotgun sequence genome, one window contains:
- the LOC127789192 gene encoding 1-aminocyclopropane-1-carboxylate oxidase homolog 1-like isoform X1, with protein MVASSSSKTDAANYDRASELKAFDDTRAGVKGLVDAGVAAVPPIFIQPPDDHHDKTPSKPTESPFIFPVVDLHGGDGDPVKRREVVEQIREASETWGFFQLINHGVPEAVLEEMMNGVHRFYEQDTEVKKQWYTRDLTKPFVYNTNFDLYSAPTANWRDTFYCPMAPQCPDPKDLPDICREILKEYPEQVMKLGRYLFKLLSEALGLKPDKLIDMGCAEGLSVLCHYYPACPQPELTLGTSKHADNDFLTVLLQDHIGGLQVLHQNQWIDVPPTPGALVVNIGDLLQLISNDKFISVEHRVLANKVGPRVSVACFFSTDFLPYTKLYGPIKELLSEDNPPKYKETTVRDYVLNFCAKGLDGTSALSHLRL; from the exons ATGGTTGCTTCTTCATCTTCGAAAACAGATGCAGCAAACTACGACCGAGCAAGTGAACTGAAGGCTTTCGACGACACCAGAGCCGGCGTTAAAGGCCTTGTTGACGCCGGAGTCGCCGCTGTCCCTCCGATATTCATTCAGCCACCAGATGATCATCATGACAAAACCCCATCAAAACCCACCGAAAGCCCGTTCATTTTTCCAGTCGTCGACCTTCATGGAGGCGACGGAGATCCAGTCAAGCGCAGGGAGGTGGTGGAGCAAATCCGGGAAGCGTCCGAAACATGGGGCTTCTTCCAACTGATCAACCATGGCGTCCCTGAGGCTGTGTTGGAGGAGATGATGAATGGAGTCCACAGATTCTATGAGCAAGACACCGAGGTGAAGAAGCAGTGGTACACAAGGGATTTAACAAAACCTTTTGTGTATAACACCAACTTTGATTTGTATAGCGCGCCGACGGCTAACTGGAGGGACACTTTCTACTGTCCCATGGCTCCCCAGTGTCCAGATCCAAAGGACCTGCCTGATATCTGCAG AGAAATTCTGAAGGAGTACCCGGAGCAAGTAATGAAGCTAGGGAGATATTTGTTCAAGCTATTATCAGAGGCTCTTGGGCTCAAGCCAGACAAATTGATAGACATGGGGTGTGCTGAGGGGCTTAGTGTTTTATGCCACTACTACCCAGCTTGCCCGCAGCCAGAGCTAACCCTAGGCACCAGCAAGCATGCTGACAATGACTTCCTCACAGTGCTTCTGCAGGATCACATTGGAGGCCTCCAAGTTCTTCATCAGAACCAGTGGATTGATGTTCCTCCCACCCCTGGAGCTCTTGTGGTCAATATAGGAGATCTTCTGCAG CTGATATCAAATGACAAGTTTATAAGCGTTGAGCACAGAGTATTGGCAAACAAAGTTGGTCCACGAGTTTCAGTGGCATGCTTCTTCAGCACAGACTTTCTGCCATACACGAAGCTTTATGGGCCCATCAAAGAGCTGCTATCAGAAGACAATCCTCCAAAGTACAAGGAAACTACTGTGAGAGATTACGTACTTAACTTCTGTGCCAAAGGCCTTGATGGGACCTCTGCCCTCTCTCATTTAAGGCTCTGA
- the LOC127789192 gene encoding 1-aminocyclopropane-1-carboxylate oxidase homolog 1-like isoform X2, protein MVASSSSKTDAANYDRASELKAFDDTRAGVKGLVDAGVAAVPPIFIQPPDDHHDKTPSKPTESPFIFPVVDLHGGDGDPVKRREVVEQIREASETWGFFQLINHGVPEAVLEEMMNGVHRFYEQDTEVKKQWYTRDLTKPFVYNTNFDLYSAPTANWRDTFYCPMAPQCPDPKDLPDICREILKEYPEQVMKLGRYLFKLLSEALGLKPDKLIDMGCAEGLSVLCHYYPACPQPELTLGTSKHADNDFLTVLLQDHIGGLQVLHQNQWIDVPPTPGALVVNIGDLLQLISNDKFISVEHRVLANKVGPRVSVACFFSTDFLPYTKLYGPIKELLSEDNPPKYKETTVRDYVLNFCAKGLDGTSALSHLRL, encoded by the exons ATGGTTGCTTCTTCATCTTCGAAAACAGATGCAGCAAACTACGACCGAGCAAGTGAACTGAAGGCTTTCGACGACACCAGAGCCGGCGTTAAAGGCCTTGTTGACGCCGGAGTCGCCGCTGTCCCTCCGATATTCATTCAGCCACCAGATGATCATCATGACAAAACCCCATCAAAACCCACCGAAAGCCCGTTCATTTTTCCAGTCGTCGACCTTCATGGAGGCGACGGAGATCCAGTCAAGCGCAGGGAGGTGGTGGAGCAAATCCGGGAAGCGTCCGAAACATGGGGCTTCTTCCAACTGATCAACCATGGCGTCCCTGAGGCTGTGTTGGAGGAGATGATGAATGGAGTCCACAGATTCTATGAGCAAGACACCGAGGTGAAGAAGCAGTGGTACACAAGGGATTTAACAAAACCTTTTGTGTATAACACCAACTTTGATTTGTATAGCGCGCCGACGGCTAACTGGAGGGACACTTTCTACTGTCCCATGGCTCCCCAGTGTCCAGATCCAAAGGACCTGCCTGATATCTGCAG AGAAATTCTGAAGGAGTACCCGGAGCAAGTAATGAAGCTAGGGAGATATTTGTTCAAGCTATTATCAGAGGCTCTTGGGCTCAAGCCAGACAAATTGATAGACATGGGGTGTGCTGAGGGGCTTAGTGTTTTATGCCACTACTACCCAGCTTGCCCGCAGCCAGAGCTAACCCTAGGCACCAGCAAGCATGCTGACAATGACTTCCTCACAGTGCTTCTGCAGGATCACATTGGAGGCCTCCAAGTTCTTCATCAGAACCAGTGGATTGATGTTCCTCCCACCCCTGGAGCTCTTGTGGTCAATATAGGAGATCTTCTGCAG CTGATATCAAATGACAAGTTTATAAGCGTTGAGCACAGAGTATTGGCAAACAAAGTTGGTCCACGAGTTTCAGTGGCATGCTTCTTCAGCACAGACTTTCTGCCATACACGAAGCTTTATGGGCCCATCAAAGAGCTGCTATCAGAAGACAATCCTCCAAAGTACAAGGAAACTACTGTGAGAGATTACGTACTTAACTTCTGTGCCAAAGGCCTTGATGGGAC